The following are encoded together in the Gemmatimonadaceae bacterium genome:
- a CDS encoding zinc-binding dehydrogenase, whose amino-acid sequence MNGLTISAHGDLDQLAVRDDLPIPELRRSSDVRVRIRAAALNHLDLFVVRGLPGVTITPPWVLGADGTGIIDAIGDDVRRVTVGDTVVINPGISDRTCEYCLDGEQSLCVRFGILGEHLPGTIAEYVVVPAANVRAIPSSIAADVAAAFTLSTLTAWRMVATRARVQAGDEVLIWGIGGGVAIAALQICKYLGAHVWVTSSSDTKLERAKSLGADEIINHATTDVAKLIRDRTKKRGVDVVVDDVGAATWKQSLLALGRRGRLVTCGATSGPMVETDVRRLFWNQWSIMGSTMGNDAEFDAVVEQFRSGKLYPPVDCAYPLGQSAAAFERLEGGQQFGKVVIEVGARG is encoded by the coding sequence GTGAACGGCCTGACGATTTCCGCGCACGGCGACCTGGACCAGCTCGCGGTGCGAGACGATCTGCCGATACCCGAGCTGCGACGATCGAGCGATGTGCGCGTGCGCATTCGCGCCGCAGCACTGAATCATCTCGATCTCTTCGTCGTGCGCGGCTTACCTGGCGTCACGATCACTCCACCGTGGGTACTCGGCGCCGATGGAACGGGAATCATCGACGCAATCGGCGACGACGTTCGACGCGTGACGGTGGGTGACACCGTCGTGATCAACCCCGGCATCAGCGACAGGACGTGCGAATACTGTCTCGATGGCGAGCAGTCGTTGTGCGTTCGGTTTGGGATTCTTGGTGAGCATCTGCCAGGCACCATTGCCGAATACGTCGTCGTGCCAGCGGCGAATGTCCGTGCGATACCGTCATCGATCGCCGCTGATGTCGCCGCCGCCTTTACCCTTTCGACGCTGACCGCGTGGCGCATGGTCGCAACGCGTGCGCGTGTTCAGGCTGGCGATGAGGTGTTGATCTGGGGAATCGGAGGCGGCGTTGCAATCGCCGCGCTGCAGATCTGCAAGTATCTCGGAGCGCATGTGTGGGTGACGTCGAGTAGCGACACGAAGCTCGAACGCGCGAAATCACTTGGCGCGGACGAGATCATCAACCATGCAACGACGGATGTCGCCAAGCTCATTCGTGATCGCACGAAGAAGCGCGGCGTCGACGTCGTCGTCGACGACGTCGGCGCGGCGACATGGAAACAGTCGTTGCTCGCGCTTGGACGCCGCGGCCGCCTGGTGACGTGCGGAGCGACGAGCGGCCCGATGGTCGAAACGGATGTGCGACGCCTGTTCTGGAATCAGTGGTCCATCATGGGATCCACAATGGGAAACGACGCCGAGTTCGACGCCGTCGTCGAGCAGTTCCGGTCTGGTAAGCTCTACCCGCCTGTGGATTGCGCGTATCCACTGGGGCAGTCCGCGGCCGCATTCGAGCGGCTCGAGGGGGGCCAACAGTTCGGAAAGGTCGTGATCGAGGTAGGGGCGAGGGGTTAG
- the lpdA gene encoding dihydrolipoyl dehydrogenase: MATELTPADVVIIGGGPGGYVAAIRAAQLGLTTVCVEMERTLGGTCVNVGCIPSKALLTSSEHYEFARQHAAEHGIRIEASGLSVDLAQMLKRKDEVVGQNTRGIEFLFKKNKIAWAKGKGSLRKTDKGLEANVAPSTAAGGLPPNDSIASYLAKNVIIATGSVPIELPFLKFDEDRILSNIGALTISRVPRHLIVIGGGVIGLELGSVWRRLGAKVTVVELMPTILPGMDDDVVKECDRVFRRQGLDLRTATRVVGGRRDGDRVLVDIEKDGAKETLEGDYALVAIGRKPSLGGLDAAALGLNLGRRGEILVDDQMRTGVPNVYAIGDCVPGPMLAHKAEDEGVVAAEVIAGHNVHMHYRSIPNVVYTWPEVAVVGLTEREAKESAREYRVGRFPYSANGRARTMGENAGFVKFIADARTDELIGAHLVGPNASELVAEVVLGFEYRASADDIGVTVHAHPTLSESTKEAALAALGRALHI, encoded by the coding sequence ATGGCAACCGAACTGACACCTGCTGACGTCGTCATCATTGGTGGTGGCCCTGGCGGGTACGTCGCGGCGATACGGGCCGCGCAACTTGGACTCACTACCGTCTGCGTCGAGATGGAGAGGACGCTGGGTGGGACATGCGTCAACGTCGGATGTATTCCATCGAAGGCGCTGCTGACGTCGTCGGAGCATTACGAGTTTGCGCGGCAGCATGCTGCGGAGCACGGAATACGAATCGAAGCGTCGGGCTTGTCCGTCGATCTGGCGCAGATGCTGAAGCGGAAGGATGAAGTCGTGGGGCAGAACACACGCGGCATCGAATTCTTGTTCAAGAAGAACAAAATCGCGTGGGCGAAGGGGAAGGGATCGCTGCGAAAGACGGACAAGGGGCTGGAGGCGAATGTCGCGCCGAGCACGGCGGCCGGGGGGCTCCCGCCGAACGACAGTATTGCTTCCTACCTCGCGAAGAACGTCATCATTGCGACCGGTTCCGTACCAATCGAGCTCCCGTTCCTCAAATTCGACGAAGACCGCATCCTTTCGAACATCGGCGCGCTCACCATCTCTCGCGTTCCCCGCCATCTGATCGTCATCGGTGGTGGCGTCATCGGTCTCGAGCTCGGCTCCGTCTGGCGACGACTTGGCGCCAAAGTCACCGTCGTCGAGCTGATGCCGACGATTCTACCGGGCATGGACGACGACGTTGTGAAAGAGTGCGACCGCGTTTTTCGTCGCCAGGGACTCGATCTTCGCACGGCCACACGTGTCGTCGGCGGGCGTCGAGATGGCGATCGCGTTCTCGTCGACATCGAGAAGGACGGCGCCAAGGAGACGCTCGAGGGCGACTATGCGCTCGTCGCAATCGGCCGTAAGCCGTCGCTCGGCGGCCTCGACGCGGCGGCGCTCGGTCTCAATCTCGGACGACGCGGTGAGATTCTCGTCGACGACCAGATGCGAACTGGCGTGCCTAACGTCTACGCAATTGGCGACTGCGTTCCTGGCCCGATGTTGGCCCACAAGGCAGAGGACGAAGGTGTCGTGGCTGCAGAGGTCATTGCTGGACACAACGTGCACATGCACTACCGGTCAATCCCGAACGTCGTCTATACCTGGCCGGAGGTCGCGGTCGTCGGGCTTACGGAGCGTGAGGCGAAAGAGAGTGCACGCGAGTACCGCGTCGGCCGATTCCCATACAGCGCCAACGGTCGCGCGCGCACCATGGGCGAGAATGCAGGCTTCGTGAAATTCATCGCCGACGCGCGCACCGACGAGCTGATTGGCGCCCACCTCGTAGGTCCGAATGCGTCGGAGCTGGTCGCGGAAGTGGTCCTCGGATTCGAGTATCGTGCCTCCGCGGACGACATCGGCGTGACGGTGCATGCCCACCCGACACTTTCCGAATCGACAAAGGAGGCGGCGCTGGCGGCTCTGGGGCGCGCTCTACATATCTAG
- a CDS encoding S9 family peptidase: MRRTSAALALLASTLLLTFLAPSSRAQTKRALRSGDLYHLKDVRDPQISPDGGWVAYTVTTVDSAKDKSDNDVWMTSWDGATTIRVTSTPESESSPRWSPDGRYLAFLSGRQEGKGAQIWLLDRRGGEAQRVTQLRGGVSEFAWSPDSKRMILVVDEETDSVARKDTSEHKTPKPIVIDRYSFKRDVAGYLGTKRSHLSLFNAETKKTETLTSGLDDDGSPSWSPDSRMIAFVRGPVAEPDHSRDDDVYVIEARVGASPKRLTDFTGPDGGRPAWSPDGKWLAFFRGDEPKYQAYNLSKLAIAPSDGSAPARVITEALDRPLSNAQFSADGKSVYVLLSDDREQQLARVRVSDGAVERLITGKRVVSGYSTNASGKFAVMSSTPERSGEVYAWENGALRQLSHQNDSIFAQLQLGTTEAFSSKSKDGTEVHGVLVRPANAAAGKLPMILYIHGGPNGQDSYSFSFDREFFAASGYAVLSVNYRGSSGRGSAYQKAIFADWGDKEVMDLLGAVDEAVRSGVADPDRLGIGGWSYGGILTDYTIASTPRFKAAVAGAGSALQLSMYGTDQYITQYNQEIGPPWKAQDLWIKISYPFFHADRIKTPTLFMGGSADFNVPIIGGEQMYEALRSLGVPTGLVIYPGQFHGLTLPTYRTDRLERYLAWYDKYLKTTTTVQAGAAKAK, translated from the coding sequence ATGCGCCGCACCTCCGCCGCGCTAGCATTGCTCGCGAGCACCCTTTTACTCACCTTCCTCGCACCATCGTCGCGCGCGCAGACAAAGCGCGCCTTACGAAGCGGCGACCTCTACCATCTCAAAGACGTTCGTGATCCGCAGATCTCGCCGGACGGCGGGTGGGTCGCGTATACGGTGACAACGGTCGACTCCGCGAAGGACAAGTCCGACAACGACGTCTGGATGACGAGTTGGGATGGCGCGACGACGATCCGCGTCACGTCGACTCCAGAGAGCGAGAGCTCGCCACGGTGGAGTCCGGATGGCCGCTATCTCGCGTTTCTCTCGGGCCGTCAGGAAGGAAAGGGCGCGCAGATTTGGCTGCTCGATCGACGCGGCGGCGAAGCGCAGCGCGTGACGCAGCTCCGCGGCGGCGTCTCCGAGTTCGCCTGGTCGCCAGATTCAAAGCGCATGATCCTCGTCGTCGACGAGGAAACGGATTCAGTCGCGCGCAAGGACACGTCGGAACACAAGACGCCGAAGCCGATCGTGATCGATCGGTACAGTTTCAAGCGCGACGTCGCCGGCTATCTCGGCACGAAGCGAAGCCATCTCTCGCTGTTCAACGCCGAGACGAAAAAGACAGAGACGCTGACATCCGGTCTCGACGACGACGGCTCGCCGAGCTGGTCGCCCGATAGCCGGATGATCGCATTCGTGCGCGGACCAGTCGCCGAGCCGGATCACTCACGCGACGACGACGTGTACGTCATCGAGGCGCGCGTCGGCGCGAGCCCGAAGCGTCTCACTGATTTCACCGGCCCCGACGGTGGACGGCCGGCCTGGAGTCCGGATGGCAAATGGCTCGCCTTCTTCCGAGGCGACGAGCCGAAGTATCAGGCCTACAATCTCAGCAAGCTCGCGATTGCGCCGAGCGATGGCAGCGCGCCGGCTCGCGTCATCACGGAGGCGCTCGATCGGCCACTTTCGAACGCGCAATTCAGCGCTGACGGAAAGTCGGTCTATGTCCTGTTGTCCGACGATCGCGAGCAGCAACTCGCGCGCGTGCGAGTGTCCGATGGCGCGGTCGAGCGGCTGATCACCGGTAAGCGTGTCGTCTCGGGCTATTCGACGAATGCATCGGGCAAGTTCGCCGTGATGAGCTCGACGCCTGAGCGCTCCGGCGAGGTCTACGCCTGGGAGAACGGCGCGCTGCGCCAACTCTCGCACCAGAACGATTCGATCTTCGCGCAGCTGCAGCTCGGAACGACCGAGGCGTTCTCGTCGAAAAGCAAGGATGGAACCGAGGTTCACGGTGTACTCGTTAGGCCGGCGAATGCTGCCGCCGGCAAGCTGCCCATGATCCTGTACATCCATGGCGGTCCGAATGGACAGGACAGCTACAGCTTCAGCTTCGATCGCGAGTTCTTCGCCGCGAGTGGCTATGCCGTTCTCTCCGTCAACTATCGCGGGTCGAGCGGTCGTGGCTCCGCATACCAGAAGGCGATCTTCGCGGATTGGGGTGATAAGGAAGTGATGGATTTGCTCGGTGCCGTCGATGAGGCCGTTCGCTCGGGCGTCGCCGATCCCGACCGGCTCGGCATCGGTGGTTGGAGTTACGGCGGCATTCTCACCGACTACACCATCGCATCCACGCCTCGCTTCAAGGCTGCGGTCGCCGGTGCGGGCAGTGCGCTGCAGCTCTCGATGTACGGCACCGATCAGTACATCACGCAGTACAATCAGGAAATCGGACCGCCTTGGAAAGCACAGGATCTGTGGATCAAGATTTCATATCCCTTCTTCCACGCCGATCGCATCAAGACGCCAACGCTGTTCATGGGTGGATCCGCGGACTTCAACGTGCCGATCATCGGCGGCGAGCAGATGTATGAGGCACTCCGCTCGCTCGGCGTACCAACCGGGCTCGTGATCTATCCGGGCCAGTTCCACGGCCTCACGCTGCCAACATATCGAACGGATCGGCTCGAGCGATATCTGGCGTGGTACGACAAATACCTGAAGACGACAACAACGGTTCAGGCGGGCGCAGCGAAAGCAAAGTAG
- a CDS encoding serine hydrolase, giving the protein MTLPSALNRDRAPSFPTNLDALRLQIEALAKNSGARAIAVALHDTETGAELHYEADRWFHGASTIKVAILLAVYGEIARGRLAPQSRLHVRNRFLSAYDGSPFRVLADRDSDSEVHAAIGKTMRVSELAHHMIATSSNLATNLLLDLIGLDAVQRTIAHFGLTGLDVRRGVEDEKAFEHGIINRVTAKGLVALLGLIAEERAYSPELSRQMLDILHQQEFKKGIPARLPREVRVAHKTGDISTVAHDAGVVYAPGRKPYVIAILTEWAPDAGSRSPTIATLSHAVYEQLRGTLSDA; this is encoded by the coding sequence ATGACCCTCCCGTCCGCGCTGAACCGGGATCGAGCTCCCTCCTTCCCAACCAACCTCGACGCATTGCGGCTGCAGATCGAGGCGCTCGCAAAGAACTCGGGAGCGCGCGCCATCGCCGTTGCGCTGCACGATACCGAGACCGGGGCCGAACTGCATTACGAGGCAGATCGGTGGTTTCATGGCGCGAGTACGATCAAGGTTGCGATCCTGCTCGCGGTTTACGGCGAGATCGCGCGCGGCCGCCTGGCGCCGCAATCGCGCCTGCATGTCCGCAACCGCTTTCTCAGCGCGTACGACGGCTCGCCATTTCGCGTGCTTGCCGATCGTGATTCCGACTCCGAGGTGCACGCGGCGATCGGCAAGACGATGCGTGTGAGCGAGCTCGCTCATCACATGATCGCGACGAGCAGCAACCTCGCGACCAACCTGCTGCTTGACCTCATCGGCCTCGACGCTGTGCAGCGAACGATCGCGCACTTCGGCCTAACGGGGCTCGACGTACGCCGCGGTGTCGAAGACGAGAAGGCGTTCGAGCACGGCATCATCAACCGTGTTACCGCGAAGGGCCTCGTGGCACTCCTGGGCCTGATCGCGGAGGAACGCGCTTATTCACCCGAGCTGTCGCGCCAGATGCTCGACATCCTTCATCAACAGGAGTTCAAGAAGGGAATTCCGGCGCGATTGCCGCGCGAGGTGCGCGTGGCCCACAAAACGGGTGACATCTCCACGGTGGCGCACGACGCCGGCGTCGTCTATGCGCCGGGGCGCAAACCATATGTGATCGCCATTCTCACCGAGTGGGCACCCGACGCGGGGAGCCGGTCGCCGACGATCGCCACGCTGTCGCACGCGGTGTACGAGCAATTGCGCGGAACGCTGTCGGATGCCTGA
- the odhB gene encoding 2-oxoglutarate dehydrogenase complex dihydrolipoyllysine-residue succinyltransferase — protein sequence MTSIKVPPLGESIVEATVSRWMKKEGDQVSPGDTLVELETDKITVEVPAMSRGVLTKRLHAEGDVVKVDDLLGEIDESAAAAAPKKEPAAPAAGAAAQRATPAAPPSSAPTSSGISASSSKAAAPAKSEVRASPAAERLAAQQNIDLAGVRGTGRGGVVSKADVIDQSRDGAGPSVAGPAAPSAAVPVSAPPAPVSAPPSRPAPASTGTRETREKMSTRRKRIAEHLLESQHATAHLTTFNEIDMSAVDALRGRVKERIEKEQGVKLSVMPFFVKAACLALKTYPTVNAQIDGDSIVYKHYVNMGIAVASDAGLVVPSIKDADRKGLLDIARDVATVAKKARDGKLTMEDLTGGTFTITNGGVFGSLVSTPILNYPQVGILGLHKIQERPVAIAGKVEIRPMMYIALSYDHRIIDGQQAVLFLVRVKELMEDPATMLVE from the coding sequence ATGACATCAATCAAGGTGCCTCCGCTCGGTGAATCGATCGTAGAAGCAACCGTCTCTCGATGGATGAAGAAGGAAGGCGATCAGGTGTCACCTGGTGATACGCTGGTCGAGCTGGAGACGGACAAGATCACGGTCGAGGTTCCCGCGATGAGTCGCGGCGTGCTCACGAAGCGGCTGCACGCCGAGGGCGACGTCGTGAAGGTCGACGATTTGTTGGGCGAGATCGACGAGAGCGCTGCGGCAGCGGCGCCGAAAAAGGAGCCTGCAGCACCGGCAGCAGGTGCTGCCGCGCAGCGGGCCACTCCGGCGGCTCCTCCTTCATCCGCCCCGACATCATCGGGAATTTCAGCCTCGTCATCCAAAGCAGCGGCGCCTGCGAAGAGCGAAGTGCGCGCGTCACCAGCCGCCGAACGTCTGGCCGCTCAACAGAATATCGATCTGGCCGGCGTGAGAGGGACGGGTCGTGGCGGCGTCGTGAGTAAGGCAGATGTGATCGATCAATCGCGCGACGGCGCAGGGCCTTCTGTTGCCGGTCCGGCTGCGCCGTCCGCGGCCGTGCCGGTGAGCGCGCCACCGGCACCAGTATCGGCGCCGCCGTCTCGTCCGGCACCGGCGTCAACTGGCACTCGGGAAACACGCGAGAAGATGTCCACGCGGCGCAAGCGAATCGCCGAACACCTACTCGAGTCGCAGCACGCCACGGCGCACCTAACGACGTTCAACGAGATCGACATGAGCGCCGTCGACGCGCTGCGCGGACGGGTGAAGGAGCGAATCGAGAAGGAGCAGGGCGTCAAACTGTCGGTAATGCCGTTCTTCGTGAAGGCGGCGTGTCTCGCCCTCAAGACGTATCCGACGGTGAATGCGCAGATCGACGGTGACTCGATCGTCTACAAGCATTATGTGAACATGGGAATCGCGGTTGCGTCGGACGCGGGACTCGTCGTTCCGAGCATCAAGGATGCGGATCGCAAAGGGCTGCTCGATATCGCGCGCGATGTCGCCACCGTCGCAAAGAAAGCCCGTGATGGAAAGTTGACGATGGAAGATCTCACCGGCGGCACTTTCACGATCACGAACGGTGGCGTGTTCGGCTCGCTCGTGTCGACGCCGATTCTCAACTATCCACAGGTTGGCATTCTCGGCTTGCACAAGATACAGGAGCGACCCGTCGCGATCGCAGGAAAAGTCGAGATTCGTCCGATGATGTATATCGCGCTGTCGTACGACCACCGGATCATCGACGGCCAGCAGGCGGTGCTTTTCCTCGTTCGCGTGAAGGAGCTGATGGAAGATCCTGCGACAATGCTTGTGGAGTAG